A stretch of the Streptomyces ortus genome encodes the following:
- a CDS encoding histidine phosphatase family protein: MTAGAERAAADGKPLSDAGRKAGRGRRVILWRHGQTLWNVERRFQGTTDVELTETGVGQARRAARLLASLKPDAIVASDLRRAANTAAELSALTGLDVTHDEGLRETYAGVWQGLTHKEIIARHGDEYAAWKRGEPVRRGGGELETEVADRAAPVVLRHAEKLPDDGTLVVVSHGGTIRTTIGRLLGLDSQHWESLGGLSNCCWSVLGEGARGWRLLEHNAGTLPEPVLGDDD, from the coding sequence ATGACGGCCGGCGCGGAGCGTGCGGCGGCGGACGGCAAGCCGCTGTCCGACGCCGGGCGGAAGGCGGGCCGGGGCCGCCGCGTCATCCTGTGGCGCCACGGCCAGACGCTGTGGAACGTGGAGCGCCGCTTCCAGGGCACCACGGACGTCGAGCTGACCGAGACCGGCGTGGGCCAGGCCCGCCGCGCCGCCCGGCTGCTCGCGTCCCTCAAGCCCGACGCGATCGTCGCCTCCGACCTGCGGCGGGCGGCGAACACCGCGGCCGAGCTGTCGGCGCTCACCGGCCTCGACGTCACGCACGACGAGGGCCTGCGCGAGACCTACGCGGGCGTCTGGCAGGGCCTGACGCACAAGGAGATCATCGCGCGCCACGGCGACGAGTACGCGGCCTGGAAGCGCGGCGAGCCCGTGCGCCGGGGCGGCGGCGAACTGGAGACCGAGGTCGCCGACCGGGCGGCCCCCGTGGTGCTCCGGCACGCCGAGAAGCTGCCCGACGACGGCACGCTCGTGGTCGTCAGCCACGGCGGCACCATCCGCACCACCATCGGCCGCCTCCTCGGCCTGGACTCCCAGCACTGGGAGAGCCTCGGCGGGCTCTCCAACTGCTGCTGGTCCGTCCTCGGCGAGGGCGCCCGCGGCTGGCGCCTCCTGGAGCACAACGCGGGAACGCTGCCGGAGCCGGTGCTCGGCGACGACGACTAG
- a CDS encoding LCP family protein, producing the protein MNDRYDAGYGGDQYELVGYDEFGQPVYQQVPQPGQSPQHPQYSPQQGEYGSYDPYGGQAQGQTQGQVPGQAPAQDYGQQDYGQSYGQQQGYAQGHGNGQGHAQGYGYDPYATGQQQGAPGVSYDTGQQQPQVAEQTAYIPQQAGPAEDPAPAPAPPESGERPDGEQAGQPDYRTEQFAFVEEQPEQSEDVIDWLKFTENRTERREEAKRRARGRVIALVVVLATVVVGGAGYLWFAGKLPGSSSDTKGGTTTAAGAQKRDVIVVHLHNTKGSGTSTALLVNNTTTKQGTTVLLPNSLALTDDDGGATTLSKSVDDDGSSGTRDELDTVLGTDIEGTWRLDTPYLNNLVELVGNIDVDTDADVPDPEAKKKGEAPLVKKGEQQTLSGKMAVAYATYRASGESQNAQLQRFGQVMQAVLRKLSSDEQAATTTVQTLAQILDPSLTDKDLGAFLAKLADRAKEGDFKTALLPVQTDGRLSAQASDSVVKDVLGGAARSPEKGAAVQVGIRNATADADATEKARVVLLNGGYTFVDAGSADVAQAVSEVTYADAAKKEDAAEVAKTLGLPTTSVKKGKVTSNADVSVVLGQDYKTGE; encoded by the coding sequence GTGAACGACCGATACGACGCTGGGTACGGAGGCGACCAGTACGAACTCGTCGGCTACGACGAGTTCGGGCAGCCCGTGTACCAGCAGGTGCCGCAGCCGGGGCAGTCTCCGCAGCACCCCCAGTACTCTCCGCAACAGGGCGAGTACGGCTCGTACGACCCCTACGGCGGCCAGGCACAGGGACAGACTCAGGGGCAGGTCCCGGGGCAGGCGCCCGCGCAGGACTACGGGCAGCAGGACTACGGCCAGAGCTACGGGCAGCAGCAGGGGTACGCCCAGGGGCACGGGAACGGGCAGGGGCACGCGCAGGGCTACGGCTACGACCCGTACGCGACGGGGCAGCAGCAGGGAGCGCCCGGCGTCTCGTACGACACCGGGCAGCAGCAGCCGCAGGTCGCCGAGCAGACCGCGTACATCCCGCAGCAGGCCGGCCCCGCCGAGGACCCCGCCCCGGCCCCGGCGCCCCCGGAGAGCGGTGAGCGCCCGGACGGCGAGCAGGCGGGCCAACCCGACTACCGCACCGAGCAGTTCGCGTTCGTCGAGGAGCAGCCCGAGCAGTCCGAGGACGTCATCGACTGGCTCAAGTTCACCGAGAACCGCACCGAGCGGCGCGAGGAGGCCAAGCGCCGCGCGCGCGGCCGGGTGATCGCCCTCGTCGTCGTCCTCGCGACGGTCGTGGTGGGCGGGGCGGGCTACCTCTGGTTCGCCGGGAAGCTGCCCGGCTCCTCGTCGGACACGAAGGGCGGCACGACCACCGCCGCGGGCGCCCAGAAGCGTGACGTGATCGTCGTCCACCTGCACAACACCAAGGGCAGCGGCACCTCGACGGCCCTCCTCGTCAACAACACCACCACGAAGCAGGGCACCACGGTCCTGCTGCCCAACTCGCTGGCCCTGACGGACGACGACGGCGGCGCGACCACCCTCTCCAAGTCGGTCGACGACGACGGCTCCTCGGGGACGCGCGACGAGCTGGACACCGTACTCGGGACGGACATCGAGGGCACCTGGCGCCTCGACACCCCCTACCTCAACAACCTGGTCGAACTCGTCGGGAACATCGACGTCGACACCGACGCGGACGTGCCGGACCCCGAGGCGAAGAAGAAGGGCGAGGCGCCCCTCGTCAAGAAGGGCGAGCAGCAGACGCTCAGCGGCAAGATGGCCGTCGCGTACGCCACGTACCGGGCCTCCGGGGAGTCGCAGAACGCGCAGCTGCAGCGGTTCGGGCAGGTCATGCAGGCCGTGCTGCGCAAGCTGTCGTCCGACGAGCAGGCCGCGACGACCACCGTGCAGACCCTCGCGCAGATCCTCGACCCCTCGCTCACCGACAAGGACCTGGGCGCGTTCCTCGCCAAGCTCGCGGACCGCGCCAAGGAGGGCGACTTCAAGACCGCCCTGCTGCCCGTCCAGACGGACGGCCGGCTCAGCGCGCAGGCGAGCGACAGCGTGGTCAAGGACGTGCTCGGCGGGGCCGCCAGGAGCCCCGAGAAGGGCGCGGCCGTCCAGGTCGGCATCCGCAACGCCACAGCCGACGCGGACGCCACCGAGAAGGCCCGGGTCGTGCTGCTCAACGGCGGCTACACCTTCGTCGACGCCGGTTCGGCCGATGTCGCCCAGGCGGTGTCCGAGGTCACGTACGCCGACGCCGCCAAGAAGGAGGACGCGGCGGAGGTCGCCAAGACGCTCGGCCTGCCGACGACCTCCGTGAAGAAGGGGAAGGTCACCTCGAACGCGGACGTGTCGGTGGTGCTCGGCCAGGACTACAAGACGGGCGAATAG
- the nadD gene encoding nicotinate-nucleotide adenylyltransferase, with protein MGEQDMPTGPAGVVAHDARPGTGNGPSNPGKRRLGVMGGTFDPIHHGHLVAASEVAARFHLDEVVFVPTGQPWQKTDRKVSPAEDRYLMTVISTAENPQFSVSRIDIDRGGPTYTTDTLRDLRMLNPDTDLFFITGADALGQILTWRDADELFSLAHFIGVTRPGHILTDTGLPEGGVSLVEVPALAISSTDCRVRVAKGDPVWYLVPDGVVRYIDKRELYRGE; from the coding sequence ATGGGAGAGCAGGACATGCCTACCGGTCCGGCGGGCGTCGTGGCACACGACGCACGGCCCGGCACGGGTAACGGACCGTCGAACCCGGGCAAGCGCCGCCTCGGTGTCATGGGCGGCACGTTCGACCCGATCCACCACGGACACCTCGTGGCCGCCAGTGAGGTCGCCGCGCGCTTCCACCTCGACGAGGTGGTGTTCGTGCCGACCGGACAGCCGTGGCAGAAGACCGACCGCAAGGTCTCGCCCGCCGAGGACCGCTATCTGATGACGGTCATCTCGACCGCCGAGAACCCGCAGTTCTCCGTGAGCCGCATCGACATCGACCGCGGCGGTCCCACCTACACCACGGACACGCTGCGCGACCTGCGCATGCTCAACCCCGACACGGATCTCTTCTTCATCACCGGCGCCGACGCGCTCGGCCAGATCCTCACCTGGCGGGACGCCGACGAACTGTTCTCCCTCGCGCACTTCATCGGGGTCACCCGGCCCGGCCACATACTGACCGACACCGGTCTGCCCGAGGGCGGTGTCTCGCTCGTCGAGGTCCCCGCGCTCGCCATCTCGTCCACGGACTGCCGGGTCCGCGTCGCCAAGGGTGACCCGGTCTGGTACCTGGTGCCGGACGGTGTGGTGCGCTACATCGACAAGCGTGAGCTGTACCGCGGCGAGTGA
- a CDS encoding cytochrome b/b6 domain-containing protein has translation MNSRRNNSTLSRPSRSVQGGVMAAVLLLIPVSVVVGGDAFRDFVNFGAGVLSLVALTCSVLWGLVATDRVFLNTRQRLTAQAVHRTTAVGSVGFLVLHVTVKLVLDHVSAIAVFVPFGLGVTGTGQLIGFGSLAGLLMIFTALTGALRSRFASPAEVAARWRAVHMLAYPAWCAALVHGLFAGREAKPVFVILYSLALVAVMGALALRAAPLSFKRKFAKRVLTLLDNGNNRGFREEPPARRAQEATREAPRGGGRPGFPDQPVPQQRNASPQRAGFPDTGSFTDTGSLTDTGGFAAAYRATSSPRAQDPLAVDPTRPMQVPLDMQPTQAMPRTDDITGPRWPAPSPPLYEAPPRTDGPNYDTGTFTPVSYDTPPPGASYGGSDLYNTGETNDPLGTYNPNDTYNSGPATETLPGSYEAPSNGEPWNAPSGGF, from the coding sequence ATGAACTCTCGCCGCAACAACAGCACGCTCTCCCGGCCGAGTCGCTCGGTCCAGGGCGGAGTGATGGCTGCCGTTCTGCTGCTCATACCCGTCAGCGTCGTGGTCGGAGGTGACGCGTTCCGCGACTTCGTCAACTTCGGCGCCGGCGTGCTGTCCCTGGTGGCGCTGACCTGCTCGGTCCTGTGGGGACTCGTCGCCACCGACCGGGTCTTCCTCAACACCCGCCAGCGCCTGACAGCCCAGGCCGTGCACCGGACGACCGCGGTCGGTTCGGTCGGCTTCCTGGTGCTGCACGTCACGGTCAAGCTCGTCCTCGACCACGTCTCCGCGATCGCGGTCTTCGTCCCCTTCGGCCTGGGTGTCACCGGCACCGGCCAGCTCATCGGATTCGGTTCCCTGGCCGGCCTCCTGATGATCTTCACCGCTCTCACCGGCGCGCTGCGCAGCAGGTTCGCGTCCCCCGCGGAGGTCGCCGCCCGCTGGCGCGCGGTGCACATGCTGGCCTACCCCGCCTGGTGCGCGGCCCTGGTCCACGGCCTGTTCGCGGGCCGCGAGGCGAAGCCGGTCTTCGTGATCCTCTACAGCCTCGCCCTGGTCGCCGTCATGGGAGCGCTGGCCCTGCGTGCGGCCCCCCTGTCGTTCAAGCGGAAGTTCGCCAAGCGCGTCCTGACCCTGCTCGACAACGGCAACAACAGGGGCTTCCGCGAGGAGCCCCCGGCGCGCCGTGCCCAGGAGGCCACCCGCGAGGCTCCGCGAGGCGGCGGCCGGCCCGGCTTCCCCGACCAGCCGGTCCCCCAGCAGCGCAACGCCTCCCCCCAGCGCGCCGGCTTCCCGGACACCGGGTCCTTCACCGACACCGGGTCGCTCACCGACACCGGCGGCTTCGCGGCCGCCTACCGGGCCACGTCCAGCCCGCGCGCGCAGGACCCGCTGGCCGTCGACCCGACCCGGCCCATGCAGGTCCCGCTGGACATGCAGCCCACGCAGGCGATGCCCCGCACCGACGACATCACCGGCCCCCGCTGGCCGGCCCCCTCGCCGCCGCTCTACGAGGCCCCGCCGCGCACCGACGGCCCCAACTACGACACGGGCACCTTCACTCCCGTGTCGTACGACACTCCCCCGCCGGGCGCCTCGTACGGCGGGAGTGACTTGTACAACACCGGTGAGACGAACGACCCCCTCGGTACGTACAACCCGAATGACACGTACAACAGCGGTCCCGCCACTGAAACGCTGCCCGGTTCCTACGAGGCACCGAGCAACGGCGAACCCTGGAACGCGCCTTCCGGAGGCTTTTAG
- the rsfS gene encoding ribosome silencing factor — translation MTATDRSVELITTAAQAAADKLAHDIIAYDVSDVLSITDAFLLASAPNDRQVKSIVDEIEERLNKELGAKPVRREGDRDARWILLDYVDIVVHVQHSEERVFYALERLWKDCPELDLPADAKATRGKAAEHAELQDAEDAAELRGELR, via the coding sequence GTGACCGCTACCGACCGTTCAGTCGAGCTCATCACCACCGCCGCGCAGGCGGCTGCCGACAAGCTCGCGCACGACATCATCGCGTACGACGTCAGCGACGTGCTGTCGATCACGGACGCCTTCCTGCTGGCCTCCGCGCCCAACGACCGCCAGGTCAAGTCGATCGTCGACGAGATCGAGGAGCGCCTGAACAAGGAGCTCGGCGCGAAGCCGGTGCGCCGCGAGGGCGACCGCGACGCCCGCTGGATCCTGCTGGACTACGTCGACATCGTCGTGCACGTCCAGCACAGCGAGGAGCGGGTGTTCTACGCCCTGGAGCGGCTCTGGAAGGACTGCCCCGAGCTGGACCTGCCCGCCGACGCCAAGGCCACCCGCGGCAAGGCCGCCGAGCACGCCGAGCTCCAGGACGCGGAGGACGCCGCGGAGCTGCGCGGAGAACTGCGATGA
- a CDS encoding M48 family metallopeptidase translates to MPEESHENVPSRQRRRFEGISSRAYEHPADRSALVALRKLTGFDTVFKALSGLLPERSLRLLFLSDSVRVSDAQFAHLNVMLRDACYILDLDKVPPMYVNQDPQPNAMCIGLDEPIIVVTTGLVELLDEEEMRAVVGHEVGHALSGHSVYRTILLFLTSLALRVAWIPLGNLAIMAIVTALREWFRKSELSADRAGLLVGQDLRASMRGLMKIAGGNHLHEMNVDAFLAQAEEYEAGGDLRDSVLKILNVMPRSHPFTTVRAAELKKWAESRDHQRIMDGHYPRRDEDGGTSVTDSFRQSAASYASDMKNSKDPLMKLVSDIAGGAGDLGGRVRRGFGGFATGSSTAGSTTKDTPRTDNPEDTPPPANA, encoded by the coding sequence ATGCCAGAAGAAAGCCACGAGAACGTACCGAGCAGGCAGCGCAGGCGCTTCGAGGGGATCTCCTCCCGGGCGTACGAGCACCCGGCGGACCGCTCGGCGCTGGTCGCCCTGCGCAAGCTCACCGGCTTCGACACGGTCTTCAAGGCGCTCAGCGGCCTGCTCCCGGAGCGCAGCCTGAGGCTGTTGTTCCTGTCGGACTCGGTGCGCGTCTCGGACGCCCAGTTCGCCCACCTGAACGTGATGCTGCGCGACGCCTGCTACATCCTGGACCTCGACAAGGTCCCGCCGATGTACGTGAACCAGGACCCGCAGCCGAACGCGATGTGCATCGGCCTGGACGAGCCGATCATCGTCGTCACCACCGGGCTCGTCGAGCTGCTCGACGAGGAGGAGATGCGGGCGGTCGTCGGCCACGAGGTGGGCCACGCGCTGTCCGGCCACTCCGTCTACCGCACGATCCTGCTCTTCCTCACCAGCCTCGCCCTGCGCGTGGCGTGGATCCCCCTCGGCAACCTCGCGATCATGGCGATCGTGACCGCCCTGCGCGAGTGGTTCCGCAAGTCGGAGCTGTCCGCGGACCGGGCGGGGCTGCTGGTCGGCCAGGACCTGCGGGCCTCGATGCGCGGCCTGATGAAGATCGCGGGCGGCAACCACCTGCACGAGATGAACGTGGACGCGTTCCTCGCCCAGGCCGAGGAGTACGAGGCCGGCGGCGACCTCCGCGACTCCGTGCTCAAGATCCTGAACGTGATGCCCCGCTCCCACCCCTTCACCACGGTCCGGGCGGCGGAGCTGAAGAAGTGGGCGGAGTCCCGCGACCACCAGCGGATCATGGACGGCCACTATCCGCGGCGTGACGAGGACGGCGGGACCTCGGTCACGGACTCCTTCCGTCAGTCGGCGGCCAGCTACGCCAGCGACATGAAGAACTCCAAGGACCCGCTGATGAAGCTGGTCAGCGACATCGCGGGCGGCGCGGGCGACCTCGGCGGCCGGGTACGCCGAGGCTTCGGCGGCTTCGCCACCGGCAGCAGCACGGCCGGCTCCACGACCAAGGACACCCCGCGCACGGACAACCCGGAGGACACACCCCCACCCGCCAACGCCTGA
- a CDS encoding glutamate-5-semialdehyde dehydrogenase — protein sequence MTTLSPYDSMSPVTQAAYRAKGAAADLAPLPRAEKDDALLAIADALEVRTSDVVEANAKDIERARAAGTSETVIDRLTLTPERIRAIASDVRDVVALPDPVGEVVRGSTLPNGIDLRQVRVPLGVVGIIYEARPNVTVDAAALCLKSGNAVLLRGSSSAYESNSALVRVLRDAVGGSGLPADAVQLVPGDNRESVRELMRARGLVDVLIPRGGASLIRTVVQESTVPVIETGTGNCHVYVDAHADLDMAIDILINSKAQRPSVCNAAETLLVHQDIAPRFLPLALDALAEAGVTVHGDERVLAYGKDSKATVVEATTEDWETEYLSYDIAAAVVDSLERAVDHIRLWTSGHTEAIVTTSQQAARRFTQLVDSTTVAVNASTRFTDGGQFGFGAEIGISTQKLHARGPMGLPELTSTKYIVTGDGHIRR from the coding sequence ATGACCACGCTCTCGCCGTACGACTCGATGTCCCCGGTCACCCAGGCCGCCTACCGCGCCAAGGGCGCCGCCGCCGACCTCGCCCCGCTGCCGCGCGCCGAGAAGGACGACGCGCTGCTCGCGATCGCGGACGCCCTCGAAGTCCGTACGAGCGACGTCGTCGAGGCCAACGCCAAGGACATCGAGCGCGCCCGCGCGGCCGGCACCAGCGAGACCGTCATCGACCGGCTCACGCTCACCCCCGAACGGATCCGCGCGATCGCCTCCGACGTACGCGACGTGGTGGCGCTGCCCGACCCGGTCGGCGAGGTCGTCCGCGGCTCGACCCTCCCGAACGGCATCGACCTGCGCCAGGTCCGCGTCCCGCTCGGCGTCGTCGGCATCATCTACGAGGCCCGCCCGAACGTGACGGTCGACGCGGCAGCCCTGTGCCTGAAGTCCGGCAACGCGGTGCTGCTGCGCGGCTCGTCCTCGGCGTACGAGTCCAACTCCGCCCTCGTCCGCGTCCTGCGCGACGCCGTCGGCGGCTCGGGCCTGCCCGCCGACGCCGTCCAGCTCGTACCGGGCGACAACCGCGAGTCCGTACGGGAGCTGATGCGTGCCCGGGGCCTCGTCGACGTGCTCATCCCGCGCGGCGGCGCCTCCTTGATCCGCACGGTCGTCCAGGAGTCCACCGTCCCGGTCATCGAGACCGGCACCGGCAACTGCCATGTCTACGTCGACGCGCACGCCGACCTCGACATGGCGATCGACATCCTGATCAACTCCAAGGCGCAGCGGCCCAGCGTCTGCAACGCCGCCGAGACGCTCCTCGTCCACCAGGACATCGCGCCCCGGTTCCTGCCGCTCGCGCTCGACGCCCTCGCGGAGGCCGGGGTCACCGTGCACGGCGACGAGCGCGTCCTCGCGTACGGCAAGGACTCCAAGGCCACCGTCGTCGAGGCGACGACCGAGGACTGGGAGACCGAGTACCTGTCGTACGACATCGCGGCGGCCGTCGTCGACTCGCTGGAGCGGGCCGTCGACCACATCAGGCTGTGGACCTCCGGGCACACCGAGGCGATCGTCACCACCTCGCAGCAGGCGGCCCGCCGCTTCACCCAACTGGTCGACTCGACGACGGTGGCCGTGAACGCGTCCACGCGCTTCACGGACGGCGGCCAGTTCGGCTTCGGCGCCGAGATCGGGATCTCCACGCAGAAGCTGCACGCGCGGGGGCCCATGGGGCTGCCGGAGCTGACGAGCACCAAGTACATCGTCACGGGCGACGGACACATCCGGCGCTGA
- a CDS encoding NADH-ubiquinone oxidoreductase-F iron-sulfur binding region domain-containing protein has product MNEALPDVPEVRVVGLPQLTSGFDLVERLDLPMHLKVHGPLEPMGGEQLAQLSERINLKGRGGAGFPFHKKLRSVAEAAIRRGVRPVVVVNGSEDEPACRKDTVMINRAPHLILDGALLVAEALGARTLVIGVTRESTQRSMEAALSERGLTNRRNATIRARVQRNPVRMVTGAAASLVRSIDGGPAIPPGRKTSASQNGVGGAPTLLSNAETFAQLAIAARIGAERYGNTGLYDEPGTVMLTVSGAVARPMVIEAPTGVPLRYILQLAGAPPVPQGVLTGGYHGKWLDSATVNEAIVSRNSLDAVGGALGAGAILPISMNTCPLGESLRVAQWLAEESAGQCGPCYLGLPAAARGMEDILNGGGPAALEALKQVANAVKRRGACSHPDGSAMFLESTIKAFTDDLAAHVLGNGCGRPVEGVLPLFEGGQQPTGIPGGQPEEEQGPSRQKIYVDWTLCRGHGLCADILPEVFQLGADGFPTVAQAGVPRYAEAKALRAVRRCPALALRLEEDTRGAAPRQNLPAVREGGGGGRRALGRGR; this is encoded by the coding sequence GTGAACGAGGCCCTTCCCGACGTCCCCGAAGTCCGAGTGGTGGGCCTTCCCCAGCTCACCTCCGGATTCGATCTCGTCGAGAGACTCGACCTGCCCATGCACCTGAAGGTGCACGGGCCGCTTGAGCCCATGGGCGGAGAGCAGCTCGCGCAGCTCTCCGAACGGATCAACCTGAAGGGCCGCGGCGGCGCCGGCTTCCCGTTCCACAAGAAACTCCGGTCGGTCGCCGAGGCGGCGATCCGCCGGGGCGTACGGCCCGTGGTGGTCGTCAACGGCAGCGAGGACGAGCCCGCCTGCCGCAAGGACACGGTGATGATCAACCGTGCCCCGCACCTGATCCTGGACGGTGCCCTGCTGGTCGCCGAAGCCCTGGGCGCGCGCACCCTCGTCATAGGAGTGACACGTGAATCCACCCAGCGGTCGATGGAGGCGGCGCTCTCCGAGCGCGGTCTGACCAACCGGCGCAACGCGACCATCCGCGCGCGGGTGCAGCGCAACCCGGTGCGGATGGTGACCGGAGCGGCCGCCTCGCTGGTCCGCTCCATCGACGGCGGCCCCGCCATCCCGCCGGGCCGCAAGACCAGCGCCTCGCAGAACGGCGTCGGCGGCGCTCCCACACTCCTGTCGAACGCCGAGACCTTCGCCCAGCTGGCGATCGCCGCCCGCATCGGCGCCGAGCGCTACGGGAACACCGGCCTGTACGACGAGCCGGGCACCGTGATGCTCACCGTCTCCGGGGCGGTCGCCCGGCCCATGGTGATCGAGGCCCCGACCGGTGTGCCGCTGCGCTACATCCTGCAGCTGGCCGGTGCCCCGCCCGTCCCGCAGGGGGTGCTGACCGGCGGTTACCACGGCAAGTGGCTGGACTCCGCGACGGTCAACGAGGCGATCGTCTCGCGCAACTCCCTGGACGCGGTGGGCGGCGCCCTCGGCGCCGGCGCGATCCTGCCGATCAGCATGAACACCTGTCCGCTGGGCGAGTCGCTGCGCGTGGCGCAGTGGCTGGCCGAGGAGAGCGCCGGCCAGTGCGGCCCCTGCTACCTCGGACTGCCGGCCGCGGCCCGCGGCATGGAGGACATCCTCAACGGCGGCGGTCCGGCCGCCCTGGAGGCGCTCAAGCAGGTCGCCAATGCCGTGAAGCGGCGCGGCGCGTGCTCGCACCCGGACGGCTCCGCGATGTTCCTCGAGTCGACCATCAAGGCCTTCACCGACGACCTGGCCGCCCATGTCCTCGGCAACGGCTGCGGACGGCCCGTGGAGGGCGTCCTGCCGCTCTTCGAGGGCGGTCAGCAGCCCACCGGCATCCCGGGCGGGCAGCCCGAGGAGGAGCAGGGTCCCAGCCGTCAGAAGATCTACGTCGACTGGACGCTCTGCCGCGGGCACGGCCTGTGCGCGGACATCCTCCCGGAGGTCTTCCAGCTGGGCGCCGACGGCTTCCCGACGGTCGCGCAGGCGGGCGTGCCCCGGTACGCGGAGGCGAAGGCACTGCGGGCGGTACGACGCTGCCCGGCGCTCGCCCTGCGCCTGGAGGAGGACACCCGCGGAGCGGCCCCCCGACAGAACCTGCCCGCCGTGCGCGAGGGCGGCGGGGGCGGCCGTCGCGCGCTCGGCCGCGGTCGCTGA